In the Arachis hypogaea cultivar Tifrunner chromosome 20, arahy.Tifrunner.gnm2.J5K5, whole genome shotgun sequence genome, GGTATCTATACTACTTTGCTCTTATCTTATACGGTTTACTTTTATCGACATCAAGAGATATGCACTTTTCTGTTTAAGGCTTTTGTTTAACTTTTCTTTTAGGCTCCTAAATATAAACCCCTTTTAACTATATCTTAtctatatattttacttttagaggttgtAGTACGTGGCCACCTATGTTTTattacttaagcataagactctgtgtgatAGTGTGTTACACTATGGAACCGTCCAGTTTGAGGAAGTTGTCTCTGAGTCCGGTCACACCATTGCGGTGGCTTTGCAGATTTTCGTTTCGGAGACCTAGCTTATCGAAGGCTCCTCTAAAGAGGCTGTTGGAATTATCTGCGATGTTGACCAATACTCTTTTCACTAGTTCGGTTCTGACCCTTGCCGAGATAACAACTGGGGCGTCTTCCACCGAGGTGCCGTGTTGGCAGTCATCGGGGGAGAACGTGATCACCGCTAGAACTAAAGAGGTTGGGGCTTGATTTTTTCAGGCTAGAACTTTGAGATCCTTTTTTAATGCTGATTTTGAATTTTCCGTTCCGGTGCGTTCTCTCCGGTAACCATGTTTACTATTATGGTGGGGTTAGTTTTCAGACTTTCTTGGGGTGCTTATCATATCATCCTTGGGTTGCGTCCTTCATGTTTTGGTGATCTTTCTCTTTTTGGGGTTGCGTTCTTTCAGTTGTCACCCCTTCGAAAGGATGCCTCGTTCTGCTATTTGGTGATAATTTCTGTGATAGGGGAGGGTAGGGGAAATAGATTTGAAGTGTTCTTTCGGGGTATCTTTCAGTGGTAGGTTGCTATGAGGTGCCGTGTTGCTGTTTAATGGTTAGCTTACCTCTTCGTCGTTTATGTATTATCTCGCAATATTTTGGATTTCATGCATAGTTCAGACTGGCTTGTTGGTGAGGTGCTTCCGGAAGTCTTCGTTCATGAGGCCATTGGTTAGACAGAGACTGGCTACCAAGTCTATGAGTCCATCGACCGTTAGGTACTCATTGTTGAATCTGTCGAGGTATTTTCTGATAGATTCgtcttatctttgagtgattcCGAGTAGCCTGATCAGATGTTTTACTTTGATAATCCTAGTGGTTAACTGGGCCATAAACTTCCTGGAAACGTTGTCAAAACTGGCTATGGATCCATTGGGGAGGGCATTGAACCATTTAAACGCGGGACCGGCTAGGGTTAATGAAAAGGCCCTCCATCGGACCGCATCAACGGCTCCTTCcaagttcatcctggcctcgaagccTGTTAGGTGTTCCTGTGAGTCTTTGGTGCCATCATACTTTATGTATGTGGGTTTGTCAAAACCTTTTTGGAGTTCGACTTTCAGAATTTTCTCGGTGAATGGGGTGGCTCCCATTATCACATGATCACTTCGTGTTTGCTTGACATCCCAATGGTGTCTTCGATCGTCCTCGTTGCGTCGGCGTTTCAGATCCTTGGAGATGCTGCAGTTGCGTCGTTTCCCATGTCATTCTTTGGATGACCTGTCATTTCTGGTCTCACGATTCGATCAGTCTCTGGAGGATGCTTAACATGCATATTCCGGATGATATCGCGCTTTGGACGTGAATCGGTCCTCGAGATTTTACACTCTAAGGTAGAGCTCTTGGATTATCTGGTTTGCTTTTTCTCCTAGGTCGTCGGGCGCTCGGGCTTTAGTGGGATGCCGGTTGTCCTCCTTCTGTTGCCACTGGGCCAGGATTGGTTGAAGGTGCACGGTGCTGGTTATCCTCCCATGGGTGGGAGCCCTAAGTTTGGGTTTTGGGCTTCACGGGTTTGAGTTGTGGTGATGGCTTAAGGATTGCTCCTCGAGATTCTCTCTCATGCTACCATGACTTGGCAATCCTCACAGACAGCGCCAATGTACTAGAATTCTATGGTACGGGTAGTGAAATCGATCGGGGACTTGCAAGTCGAGACGGTTGTCGGATCGTCTGATTGGAGCAgcgggggtggtacctgcaaagacactccgacgcccaagtAAAAATAGATCTAAAAAGTATATGCGAGTGGAATGACTAACGTACCTGAAGGAGCCTTTGACTCTCTTTTTATATAGCTTaggatagttatcttatcttatctattaagataaaaagaagatttgattttgaatattGGTTAACAATTGTAGGGTTGGTTTGGACCGCAAGGGGGTCGAGGCCCAGGTGATCGGATCAAAAGTTGCTTTAAGTTGGGAGACCTAGGAACTGGGTCTGTAACAATAACCCATCAATTTAATAAATCAAAGTAGAAtttaatgtataaatatattttatttaatttatttttaatatatattttatattttaaaatatataattaattttacgtACACATTACATGGttgatatatatattattggagaacaaaaatataaacatatatttaatttttacattatAGAAAAAGTATTTCACTTcgctatttattaatttttgaaatacttACCAAACAAAAGCAAGcacctaattttataaactttttaTGTTGTGAGTGTATGATAGTACAGTCAAACtcttttaataatcaaaattaaatctatataaataattatgaaaGTGACATTATGAGTCTaatgttaataatattttatcaagaaataactcttctccgctcataatatttgtcaattttaaaatttataaattagtcattaaaattttaaaattatgagtgattattaaattatttatcaacatataaACTTTTATCTAATAGATACTTTATTATCTAATATTGCGTTActtattttgtttataattttttaaaagataaaattaaaaaataatttgttaatattatttaattagctAGCATCACCTTTAAAATTTGATAAGCTTGTTATTCTAACACATAGCGTAGCCTCTTATTCTAATAAACGCAGTgaaatttatatgaaaataaaattgtttGCATTTATCAATAAGTATagtataacattttttttttccaaataacAAACgcttaattgttttttttttcaaagataaatattattttattaatataaaataaaagtgtttccATAAGGAAGTACAAAAGAATTGGGCATTTTCATTTATCACCAACTGTGACTGAAAGACTAAGAGCTTAAAGAAGAGTAAAGTAAGAGTAAAGAAAATTATCAGCATCTATCAGGTATGGCTCACGAGTTCACGCACTAAATTGCTGGCTTCTTTCACTATCTCTAGTGCCGGGCTTATTACCTTCTCAAAAACACACCGATTCCTCGCTTTCCAAGTGCTCCAACACAGCGCCGCTATGAGGAGGGTCTTTTGTCTACCGTCGAATTTAGCCGCTGCCCAGGATAAGACTCGTTGCCACCAATTGAAAAATGTCTCTTCTTCTCTCATCCATAGGTCAGGGGTTATTAAGCTTAGGCTCCATATTATTGAAGATAGGGGGCATTGGAACaaagcatgagaaattgattcGGTCTTCAACATGCATCTTGGACAAGTGGCAGGAGTGGATGCGAACCGACTGTGAACTTGTTGCAACACCGGAAGCTTTTCATGAAGACTTTTCCatagaaaaatcttaattttatgtgGTAATTTCAACTCCCAAATGCTATTCCAGACTCTGTTGTGTATGTTTTGGGGCCTCAATGAAGTAGGAGAATGAAAGAATCTATAAGCAATTTTGTATCCTGATCCAACTTCATATATACCAGATTTTGTCCAGCACTAATTAACTTCATCCTCTTCCtctgttggtttgattgaaaaactTTTATTGCATATATCAACTGAAAAGATCGACTCAATCAGATTTCTATTCCATCTTCTATCAGGATTTAGTAACGCACTAATGTAATACACTTGCAGATTTGGCAGGATTGTGAGTGCATTTTGAGGGACATTAAGGGGCACTGGTGGTGGGAGCCAAGGGTCATGGAAGATGCGAACATTAGTGCCAGAGCCTATTTTCCATACCAAGCCTTTTTCGATCACCTTGCGTCCTTCAAGAACACTTCTCCAGCCCACGACGGTACGCTTCCTATCTCTGCATGTAGGAAATCTGTATATCTGAAATAtttagctttgagcattcttgatagAGTAGAATTAGGGTATTTCATTAGGCGCCAACATTGCTTGCCCAATAAAGCCAAATTTTGCGCCCTTAGGTCCTTGATCCCCAGCCCTCCATCTTTCTTCGGTCTCGTCATTGTGTcccatttaatccaaatcatTCTTCGTTCTGCGCCTTTTTGACCCCACCAAAATTGCGAGAGCATGCTATGAATCTCAGTCAACAGCGTGTCCGGGAGCTTGAaacaagagagtgtataaataggaatcgcCTCCCCCACCGCTCTCAATAGCGTGTGCCTGCCACCTGATGACAATAGACTTCTTTTCCAACCCATAATCCTCTTCTGAACTTTATCCTTGATAGCTCCAAAggttgctttctttgatttttgaactatagagggCAATCCCAGGTATTTGTCTTGTTCTCCGATATGTTCAATATTTAATGTCTGAGCAACTGCTAGTCTTGTGTTCTGAGGTGTGTTGTGACTGAAAAAGATAGCCGACTTATTCAAATTGAATTTTTGCCCACTGAAACCCTCATAGATCTCTAGCAATTTTAGAATACTTTGGCTTGTATTAGGTGTGCTCTTACAAAAAAGGATTGAATCATCAGCAAACAAAAGGTGATTAACTGTTTGGCATCTCCGATTAACTTGAACTCCTTGAATTAATCTGTTTtgctctgccttgtgtagcaagaaggaaagcccttctgcacaaaaaagaaagagatatggAGATAGGGGGTCACCCTGTCAGATGCCCCTATTTGTCCTAAAATAGCCAAAAGGTTAACCTTCCACAATGACAGAGTAAGAAACAGTCGTTACCAATTCCTTAGTCCAGTTAATCCATTTAGCATCAAAGCGCAGCTTATCCATAATATACTATAAAAGATGCCATTCAACCCTATCATAAGCCTTGCTCATGTCTAGTTTAATAGCCATCTCATGCTCTGCCccacttctcttatttttcaaatagtgCATACATTCGTGGGCAATTAGAATATTATCTGAAATGAGTCTATCTTTGAGAAACGCACTCTGATTTGGgcttataattttattcataataccttgtaatcagtgcaccataactttagaaataattttatacataactgAAGACAAACTGATCGGTCGTACCTGAGTCATGTCACTGGCATCTGGCAcctttggaatcaaacaaatttgagtATGATTGAAGCTTTTTAGAATTCTGCCACTGTGAAAGAAACTTCTCACTGCCTTAAAAACGTTACCTCCAACTATAtcccagaaaaagtgaaaaaacttaGTTGTAAACCCACCATCACCAGGAGCACTCTAAGCATGAACACTAAATGTAGCTCTTTTGACCTCGCCCATAGTTACTGGCCTTTGGAGCCTACGGTTCATGGAAGCTGTAACCTTAGGCTCCAAATCCTCTAAGTATGGATTCGGATCAACCGAAcaagaagaagtaaaaatatcgCAAAAGTAGTCTTCAGCTACCTTTGCAATATCCTCAGGTTTCGATACAATCTCATTGTCTCTCCCCACTAATCTCCAAATTATGTTCCTTCGCATCCTTGATTGAAATTTCTGGTGAAAGAATCTAGTGTTTTGAACTCCTTCTTTTAGCCAATTGACTCTAGATTTTTCTCGCCAATatctctcttctttcaaatatgccAGCTCTAACTTCTCCTCCAAACTGGTAACCTCCTCTCCCCCATTGATTCCAACCACCCGCAACTCCTC is a window encoding:
- the LOC140183099 gene encoding uncharacterized protein encodes the protein MKIQLNRWWRVPAYKWHPRRHENYSLELSGFGETPLKGICKSHSPEIVFISETKNQSRQVEAKLQVCGYENWHIVNPAGVAGGLVLAWKDSISVQIISSGEFFVAAEIKEVGSSEDSGGQKLATTIATFTNFIDSNELVDIGMVGRPFTWTNRRQGEDLLKERLDRYLVGMEWKLKFPNAVVHRLTKSGSDHAPISIETEPQSWHSKRRFKYQERWCGEEDVKRIKTHKANSQKEIEDFQAKLEELRVVGINGGEEVTSLEEKLELAYLKEERYWREKSRVNWLKEGVQNTRFFHQKFQSRMRRNIIWRLVGRDNEIVSKPEDIAKVAEDYFCDIFTSSCSVDPNPYLEDLEPKVTASMNRRLQRPSTPNTSQSILKLLEIYEGFSGQKFNLNKSAIFFSHNTPQNTRLAVAQTLNIEHIGEQDKYLGLPSIVQKSKKATFGAIKDKVQKRIMGWKRSLLSSGGRHTLLRAVGEAIPIYTLSCFKLPDTLLTEIHSMLSQFWWGQKGAERRMIWIKWDTMTRPKKDGGLGIKDLRAQNLALLGKQCWRLMKYPNSTLSRMLKAKYFRYTDFLHAEIGSVPSWAGEVFLKDAR